The Primulina tabacum isolate GXHZ01 chromosome 7, ASM2559414v2, whole genome shotgun sequence genome includes a window with the following:
- the LOC142550775 gene encoding uncharacterized protein LOC142550775 has product MECVTTTSYSIVINGLYHGYFPGKRGLRQGDPLSSLLFTLCIEVLSRMLERMSRSPNFRFHPKCATLRITHLAYADDLLLFSYGDRISLFMIMQCLQNFGNTAGLRMNSSKSNIFMASIDDYNKQDILNITGFTIGTLPFRYLGIPIAAKRLCAADYSDLVDNVVTKKHPPIAWSMLCKTLADGGLGLKDLRAWNHAPLAKTLWNIHSKKDSLWIKWVNHIYSCFGGVWNWSSKHDDSTLIKNILLIRDELVRVDGSLAAATSRLHIWFDKSGGLSRAYDYFVHAKGVWPWKPLLAKSCILPKHRFILWLLAHSKLMTRDRLGFLSDRRCLLCEEEDETVAHLFFRCRISKIIWDNVRTWLDMRKTMASTTTILCATFRTVYKGNSVLAKMRITALSATVY; this is encoded by the exons ATGGAGTGCGTCACAACGACCTCGTATTCTATTGTGATTAATGGTCTTTACCATGGGTATTTCCCAGGGAAGCGTGGACTTAGACAAGGTGACCCCCTCTCCTCTTTATTGTTTACACTATGTATTGAAGTGCTGTCTCGTATGCTCGAACGAATGTCCAGATCACCGAATTTCAGATTTCATCCTAAATGTGCAACTCTTAGAATAACACACTTAGCTTATGCTGATGATTTGCTACTATTTTCGTATGGGGATCGAATTAGTCTTTTCATGATTATGCAATGCCTTCAAAATTTTGGAAACACGGCTGGCCTTCGAATGAACTCTTCGAAATCTAATATCTTCATGGCTAGCATTGATGATTATAACAAGCAGGATATCTTGAACATCACGGGCTTTACGATTGGGACATTACCATTCAGATATCTAGGGATACCTATTGCGGCGAAGAGGCTTTGCGCAGCAGATTACAGTGATCTTGTGGACAATGTGGTGACAAAGAAG CATCCTCCTATTGCTTGGTCAATGTTATGTAAAACACTTGCGGATGGAGGGTTGGGTTTGAAAGATTTGAGAGCTTGGAATCATGCACCGCTAGCTAAAACTCTATGGAATATTCATTCGAAGAAGGACAGCCTTTGGATTAAATGGGTCAATCACATCTACAGTTGTTTTGGAGGAGTGTGGAATTGGAGTTCAAAGCACGATGACTCAACGTTGATCAAGAACATTCTGCTCATACGTGATGAGCTTGTTCGTGTTGACGGATCTTTAGCGGCTGCCACTTCTCGACTGCACATTTGGTTCGATAAGAGTGGGGGGCTTTCTAGAGCTTATGATTACTTTGTGCATGCGAAAGGGGTGTGGCCGTGGAAACCTCTATTGGCTAAGAGTTGCATTCTTCCCAAGCATCGATTTATTCTTTGGTTACTTGCACACTCGAAGCTTATGACGCGAGACAGATTGGGCTTTCTCTCAGATCGTAGATGTCTTCTTTGTGAGGAAGAAGATGAGACAGTTGCACATCTATTTTTTCGGTGCAGAATTTCGAAGATTATTTGGGACAATGTACGTACTTGGCTAGATATGAGAAAAACAATGGCCTCAACCACTACAATACTGTGTGCGACGTTCCGGACAGTCTACAAAGGGAATTCCGTGTTGGCTAAGATGAGAATTACCGCCTTATCAGCGACGGTATACTAG
- the LOC142550986 gene encoding transcription repressor OFP13-like, with the protein MKTSQMRKKVKPPFLPKPKEHTTTAAAASPWLWPACVNHPKTLSFRSTTNNGIMNSAYLVDPNKTLEFVDTPADSFFSLTNSFERMNYDPKETSFSFSSEMFNNLEIREGLKSKRLFFKPGETSSILEEAKPNGFQLGESVRIMAMDSRDPFLDFRASMEEMIEAHGLKDWDCFEDLLTCYLRVNLKSNRGYIIGAFVDLLLHLPVSANDHSSNSAIVEHCSPSSNTTQCSLASLLSFSSSS; encoded by the coding sequence ATGAAAACGAGTCAAATGAGAAAGAAAGTGAAACCACCATTTCTGCCAAAACCCAAAGAGCACACCACCACAGCTGCCGCCGCCTCTCCTTGGCTGTGGCCAGCCTGTGTCAACCATCCCAAAACCTTATCTTTCCGCTCCACCACCAATAATGGGATAATGAACTCAGCCTATCTGGTTGATCCAAACAAAACCCTTGAATTCGTTGATACCCCAGCTGATTCATTTTTCAGCCTCACCAACTCGTTTGAACGCATGAATTATGATCCCAAAGAAACCAGCTTCTCTTTTTCATCAGAAATGTTCAATAACTTAGAGATTCGTGAGGGTTTGAAGTCGAAGAGGCTGTTCTTCAAGCCTGGAGAAACAAGCTCTATCCTAGAAGAGGCAAAACCAAATGGCTTCCAACTCGGAGAAAGCGTAAGAATTATGGCTATGGATTCCAGGGACCCATTCTTGGATTTCAGGGCTTCGATGGAGGAAATGATTGAAGCCCACGGGTTAAAAGATTGGGATTGTTTTGAGGATTTACTCACTTGCTACTTAAGAGTCAATCTCAAGAGTAATCGTGGATATATAATTGGCGCCTTTGTGGATTTGCTGCTGCATCTTCCTGTTTCTGCTAACGATCATTCTTCAAATTCCGCCATCGTCGAACATTGTTCACCTTCTTCAAATACTACACAGTGTTCTTTAGCATCTCTTCTGTCATTTTCTTCTTCTAGTTAA
- the LOC142551869 gene encoding protein LEAD-SENSITIVE 1-like — protein sequence MGLLSNRIQRSSLKPGDHIYSWRPAYVYAHHGIYIGDHKVVHFTRRGQEVGTGTVLDLLLVSSGPARSLVPCPTCVHVEEGHGVVSSCLNCFLAGGVLYRFEYSVNHALFLAKARGGTCTLAVSDEDDVVVHRAKYLLDNGFGCYNVFKNNCEDFAIYCKTGLLVLDQSTMGQSGQAVSIIGGPLAAVLSTPLLLVTTNIYGMAATAVGVYCASRYAADIGMRRDVVKVSAEDLTRRLATGMLQVLEPSLPFVPAPPTN from the exons ATGGGGCTGCTCTCGAACCG GATTCAAAGGAGCAGCCTCAAACCAGGCGATCACATATATTCATGGCGCCCAGCATATGTTTATGCTCACCATG GAATCTATATTGGGGACCATAAAGTCGTACACTTCACAAGACGTGGCCAAGAAGTTGGAACGGGTACAGTCTTAGATCTTCTCTTAGTGAGCTCTGGACCAGCTCGGTCTCTTGTGCCATGCCCCACATGTGTCCACGTAGAAGAGGGTCACGGGGTGGTCTCCTCGTGCTTGAACTGCTTCTTAGCTGGTGGTGTTCTGTATCGCTTTGAGTACTCGGTGAACCATGCACTCTTTCTTGCAAAAGCACGTGGAGGAACATGCACCCTCGCCGTCTCTGATGAAGATGACGTCGTGGTTCATCGAGCAAAGTACCTTCTTGATAATGGGTTTGGGTGCTACAATGTATTCAAGAACAACTGTGAAGACTTCGCAATTTACTGCAAGACAGGATTGCTTGTGCTGGATCAGAGCACGATGGGCCAAAGTGGACAGGCCGTGTCTATCATAGGCGGCCCCCTTGCTGCTGTCTTGTCTACGCCACTGCTTCTTGTGACGACTAATATTTATGGGATGGCAGCAACTGCTGTTGGGGTTTATTGTGCTAGCCGTTACGCAGCTGACATTGGCATGCGAAGGGATGTTGTGAAAGTCTCAGCTGAAGATCTTACTAGGAGGCTAGCAACTGGTATGCTTCAGGTACTCGAACCAAGTCTCCCGTTTGTACCTGCACCACCTACAAATTAG
- the LOC142551862 gene encoding ubiquitin-conjugating enzyme E2 variant 1D-like, which yields MTLGSGGSSIVVPRNFRLLEELERGEKGIGDGTVSYGMDDGDDIYMRSWTGTIIGPHNSVHEGRIYQLKLFCDKDYPEKPPSVRFHSRINMTCVNHENGVVEPKKFGLLANWQREYTMEDILTQLKKEMAVPHNRKLVQPPEGTYF from the exons ATGACCCTTGGTTCAGGAGGATCCAGTATCGTAG TCCCCCGAAATTTCAGATTGTTAGAGGAACTTGAACGTGGAGAGAAGGGAATTGGAGATGGCACTGTAAGCTACGGAATGGATGATGGAGATGACATTTACATGCGATCCTGGACTGGTACCATAATAGGCCCTCACAAT TCTGTACATGAAGGACGCATTTACCAACTGAAGCTGTTCTGTGACAAAGACTACCCGGAGAAGCCTCCTAGTGTTCGTTTCCATTCCCGGATCAATATGACATGCGTAAACCATGAAAATGGAGTG GTGGAACCGaagaagtttggacttttagcAAATTGGCAACGAGAGTACACGATGGAAGACATATTAACACAGTTGAAGAAGGAGATGGCTGTTCCACATAACCGTAAGCTAGTCCAGCCTCCCGAAGGAACCTATTTTTAG
- the LOC142551865 gene encoding putative HVA22-like protein g isoform X1 translates to MIGEFITRCLVLVLGYAYPAFQCFKTVEKNRVEIQELRFWCQYWIIVAVLTILEKIGDVFVSWLPMYGEMKLALFIYLWYPKTKGTGYVYESLLRPYMSKHETDIDRSLVEFRNRAWDLAAYYWQNCTELGSVKILQLLQFVASQSTRRIAQPITSQQNVDNQRPGGAPPPTPPTTPSGILQNNKAEKKRPIVPTWRTSTSNRAQTPKSESIQVQLQDQTNHIRPEDVIVPDLDIGEGSKEKCSVELNLHAAMLKLRRSKGGTN, encoded by the exons ATGATCGGGGAATTCATCACCAGATGTTTAGT ATTGGTTCTTGGATATGCTTACCCTGCATTCCAGTGTTTCAAAACTGTGGAGAAAAACAGAGTTGAGATTCAAGAACTCAGGTTTTGGTGCCAATATTG GATTATTGTTGCAGTGTTGACAATTCTTGAGAAAATTGGCGATGTATTTGTTTCATG GTTGCCTATGTATGGTGAGATGAAGTTGGCACTCTTCATCTACTTATGGTATCCAAAAACGAAG GGAACAGGATATGTGTATGAGTCTTTATTGCGGCCGTATATGTCGAAACATGAGACAGATATTGATAGAAGTTTAGTAGAATTTAGGAATAGGGCTTGGGATTTAGCAGCTTATTATTGGCAGAACTGCACAGAACTGGGTTCAGTCAAGATTCTCCAACTGCTTCAATTTGTGGCCTCCCAGTCTACAAGGAGGATTGCACAGCCTATCACCTCTCAG CAGAATGTGGATAACCAGAGACCCGGCGGTGCTCCTCCACCAACTCCACCTACCACACCTTCCGGAATTCTCCAGAATAACAAGGCTGAAAAGAAACGACCTATTGTTCCCACATGGAGAACCTCCACCTCGAACCGTGCCCAAACTCCCAAGTCCGAGTCCATTCAGGTTCAGCTCCAAGATCAAACGAATCATATCCGGCCTGAGGATGTCATTGTTCCTGATTTAGATATTGGCGAGGGATCAAAAGAAAAATGCAGTGTGGAACTTAATTTACATGCGGCTATGCTGAAACTTAGGCGCTCCAAAGGTGGCACCAATTAG
- the LOC142551865 gene encoding putative HVA22-like protein g isoform X2 gives MIGEFITRCLVLVLGYAYPAFQCFKTVEKNRVEIQELRFWCQYWIIVAVLTILEKIGDVFVSWLPMYGEMKLALFIYLWYPKTKGTGYVYESLLRPYMSKHETDIDRSLVEFRNRAWDLAAYYWQNCTELGSVKILQLLQFVASQSTRRIAQPITSQNVDNQRPGGAPPPTPPTTPSGILQNNKAEKKRPIVPTWRTSTSNRAQTPKSESIQVQLQDQTNHIRPEDVIVPDLDIGEGSKEKCSVELNLHAAMLKLRRSKGGTN, from the exons ATGATCGGGGAATTCATCACCAGATGTTTAGT ATTGGTTCTTGGATATGCTTACCCTGCATTCCAGTGTTTCAAAACTGTGGAGAAAAACAGAGTTGAGATTCAAGAACTCAGGTTTTGGTGCCAATATTG GATTATTGTTGCAGTGTTGACAATTCTTGAGAAAATTGGCGATGTATTTGTTTCATG GTTGCCTATGTATGGTGAGATGAAGTTGGCACTCTTCATCTACTTATGGTATCCAAAAACGAAG GGAACAGGATATGTGTATGAGTCTTTATTGCGGCCGTATATGTCGAAACATGAGACAGATATTGATAGAAGTTTAGTAGAATTTAGGAATAGGGCTTGGGATTTAGCAGCTTATTATTGGCAGAACTGCACAGAACTGGGTTCAGTCAAGATTCTCCAACTGCTTCAATTTGTGGCCTCCCAGTCTACAAGGAGGATTGCACAGCCTATCACCTCTCAG AATGTGGATAACCAGAGACCCGGCGGTGCTCCTCCACCAACTCCACCTACCACACCTTCCGGAATTCTCCAGAATAACAAGGCTGAAAAGAAACGACCTATTGTTCCCACATGGAGAACCTCCACCTCGAACCGTGCCCAAACTCCCAAGTCCGAGTCCATTCAGGTTCAGCTCCAAGATCAAACGAATCATATCCGGCCTGAGGATGTCATTGTTCCTGATTTAGATATTGGCGAGGGATCAAAAGAAAAATGCAGTGTGGAACTTAATTTACATGCGGCTATGCTGAAACTTAGGCGCTCCAAAGGTGGCACCAATTAG
- the LOC142551871 gene encoding NDR1/HIN1-like protein 1 — MSEKPTQDQHHHILWPRKITRRFCACLIIFTFIILLTIFLVWASLQPQKPSFTLQDATIFNLNVTAPNVITTTLQITINSHNPNSKIGIYYDRMEVYAAYHHQQITYPTVIPPVYQGHKDDNVWSPFIYGTTVPVAPYNGLSLSQDQANGAIALVIRLNGRVKWKVGNFVSGLYHLHVSCPAYIPIGNSKNTGIVIGNAIKYQLSQSCGVNV, encoded by the coding sequence ATGTCGGAGAAACCAACCCAAGACCAACATCACCACATCTTGTGGCCACGAAAAATCACCCGTCGCTTCTGCGCGTGCCTCATCATTTTTACCTTCATCATCCTGCTGACCATCTTCCTCGTCTGGGCCAGTCTCCAGCCTCAAAAACCCTCCTTCACCCTCCAAGACGCAACCATCTTCAACCTCAACGTCACAGCCCCCAATGTCATCACCACAACCCTGCAGATCACCATCAACTCCCACAACCCCAACTCCAAAATCGGCATATACTACGACAGAATGGAGGTCTACGCCGCTTATCATCACCAGCAAATCACTTACCCCACCGTCATCCCTCCCGTCTACCAAGGCCACAAGGACGACAACGTCTGGTCTCCGTTCATCTACGGCACCACCGTCCCTGTGGCGCCGTACAACGGCCTCTCCCTCAGCCAGGACCAGGCTAACGGCGCCATAGCCTTGGTGATCAGGCTCAACGGGCGCGTGAAATGGAAGGTGGGGAACTTTGTGTCTGGCCTTTACCATCTTCACGTCAGTTGCCCCGCTTATATTCCGATCGGCAATAGCAAGAACACTGGAATTGTGATAGGAAATGCGATTAAGTATCAGCTTTCGCAGAGTTGTGGTGTTAACGTTTGA
- the LOC142551866 gene encoding syntaxin-121-like encodes MNDLFSGSFSRFREQDQSPPPNSHSIQMTNSGSTGGVNLDRFFDDVEAVKEELGELESLYTQLQSSHEQSKTLHNAKTVKDLRSRMDSDISASLKKAKVIKVRLEALDRSNAANRGLPGCGPGSSSDRTRTSVVNGLRKKLQETMTRFNDLRQKMGSEYRETVQRRYYTVTGENPDEKILDDLIETGESETFLQKSIQQQGRGQVMDTIMEIQERHDAVKEMERNLRELHQVFLDMAVLVQSQGEQLDDIESQVNRANSFVRGGTNQLEVARKHQKNTRKWACFGIIILLIIILIIVLSLQPWKSSGGGSGGGGGGSGQAQPPPAQPPPAK; translated from the coding sequence ATGAACGATCTTTTTTCAGGATCCTTCTCCCGTTTCCGGGAACAAGATCAATCCCCGCCGCCGAATTCCCATTCAATCCAGATGACGAACTCCGGCTCCACCGGCGGCGTCAACTTGGATCGTTTTTTCGATGATGTGGAAGCCGTTAAAGAGGAGCTTGGGGAACTGGAATCCCTCTACACCCAGCTTCAGTCTTCTCACGAGCAGAGTAAGACTCTCCACAACGCGAAAACCGTGAAAGATCTCCGCTCCCGTATGGATTCGGACATCTCTGCCTCTCTCAAGAAAGCAAAAGTGATAAAAGTTCGGTTAGAAGCGCTGGATCGCTCTAATGCCGCAAATCGGGGCCTCCCCGGATGCGGTCCCGGAAGTTCCTCCGATAGGACACGGACCTCAGTTGTCAATGGCCTGAGGAAAAAGCTTCAAGAAACCATGACTAGATTCAACGATCTGAGGCAGAAAATGGGATCCGAGTATCGCGAAACCGTGCAGCGGAGATATTACACTGTGACCGGCGAGAATCCTGATGAAAAAATCCTGGATGATTTGATAGAAACTGGGGAAAGCGAGACTTTTCTTCAGAAATCGATTCAGCAACAGGGAAGGGGACAGGTTATGGACACAATAATGGAGATTCAAGAGAGGCATGATGCGGTCAAGGAAATGGAGAGAAATCTGAGGGAATTGCACCAGGTCTTTTTGGATATGGCGGTGCTTGTGCAGAGCCAGGGGGAGCAGCTTGATGATATCGAAAGCCAGGTGAACAGGGCTAATTCTTTTGTCAGAGGTGGGACTAATCAGCTCGAGGTTGCCAGGAAACATCAGAAAAATACCAGGAAATGGGCTTGTTTTGGGATTATCATCTTGCTGattattatcttgattattgtTTTATCTCTTCAGCCATGGAAGAGTTCTGGTGGCGGGTCTGGTGGTGGTGGCGGAGGCAGTGGGCAAGCTCAGCCGCCTCCGGCCCAGCCACCACCGGCCAAGTGA
- the LOC142551867 gene encoding E3 ubiquitin-protein ligase PUB23-like, with translation MAEVEIPPYFLCPITLDIMKDPVTISTGITYDRDSIENWIFSLEKTTCPVTKQLLFDTELTPNITLRRLIQSWCVLHASQGVERLPTPKAPTSRSQILKLLNDANSPDMQMNCLQRLKSISYQNQANKRCMETVGTAEFLAFLIVQKTLDLESESKQACEVALSILYNLQLSESGVKSISNQEFIEALSRIMQWGSYESRAYAVMLLESILEVTDPAQIVSTINPESFSQCIQILKDEISQKATKATLKVLINICQWGRNRIKAVEAGAVNLLIDLLLDYSDKRACEMILVLLDLLCQCAEGRAELLNHSAGLAIVSKKILRVSQVANEKAVKILYSVSRFSATPGVLQEMLQIGVVAKLCLVLQVDCGIKIKERIREMLKLHSRAWRNSSCIPNNLILFISILILISYFFMYINLDRIISAFIKRFS, from the coding sequence ATGGCGGAAGTGGAGATTCCTCCATATTTTCTCTGCCCCATTACTCTAGATATCATGAAAGATCCGGTGACAATCTCGACCGGGATAACGTACGACAGAGACAGCATAGAAAACTGGATTTTTTCTCTGGAGAAGACTACATGTCCGGTCACAAAACAGCTTCTTTTCGACACGGAATTGACCCCAAACATCACTCTCCGGCGCCTGATCCAATCCTGGTGCGTGCTCCATGCCTCGCAAGGCGTAGAAAGGCTGCCAACCCCGAAAGCTCCAACCAGCAGATCACAGATTTTAAAGCTTCTAAATGATGCCAATTCTCCAGATATGCAGATGAATTGCCTACAAAGACTTAAATCCATCTCTTATCAGAATCAAGCCAATAAAAGATGCATGGAAACAGTGGGAACAGCTGAGTTTTTGGCGTTCTTGATCGTCCAGAAAACACTTGATTTGGAATCAGAATCCAAACAAGCCTGCGAGGTGGCTTTAAGCATTCTCTACAATCTCCAGTTATCAGAATCAGGCGTGAAATCGATCAGCAATCAAGAATTCATCGAAGCCTTGAGCAGGATTATGCAATGGGGAAGCTACGAATCTCGGGCTTATGCTGTCATGTTACTAGAGTCAATTCTTGAAGTAACTGATCCAGCTCAAATAGTCTCAACCATAAATCCCGAGTCCTTTTCCCAATGCATACAAATCTTGAAAGATGAAATCTCACAAAAGGCTACAAAAGCCACCCTCAAAGTACTGATCAATATCTGTCAATGGGGGAGGAACAGAATTAAAGCTGTGGAAGCTGGAGCTGTGAATCTCTTAATCGATCTTCTACTCGATTATTCAGATAAAAGGGCCTGTGAAATGATTTTGGTTTTGTTGGATTTGCTGTGTCAGTGTGCGGAGGGGAGAGCCGAGCTACTAAATCACAGTGCTGGATTAGCCATTGTTTCGAAAAAAATTCTTAGGGTTTCTCAGGTGGCAAACGAGAAGGCAGTAAAGATTTTGTATTCCGTTTCGAGATTTTCCGCGACTCCTGGAGTTCTGCAGGAGATGTTACAGATTGGGGTTGTGGCGAAATTGTGTCTGGTTCTTCAGGTTGATTGCGGGATCAAAATAAAAGAGAGAATTAGAGAAATGCTTAAATTGCATTCCAGGGCGTGGAGGAATTCTTCGTGCATACCCAATAATTTGATTTTGTTCATATCCATCTTGAttttaattagctattttttTATGTACATAAATTTAGACAGGATAATCAGTGCCTTTATTAAAAGgttttcttga
- the LOC142551863 gene encoding putative CCR4-associated factor 1 homolog 11, with protein MPTMSYLASGLPAPPHRSLPSPTLNVPQQPSSLEIVFKNCKKPILIRSVWSSNLESEFCIIRGIIDCFPVVSMDTEFPGVVFQHRPCYPNSIDHYHTLKSNVDALKLIQVGITLSDSSGNFPDLGSPHHCFVWEFNFRDFDIAHDDHAPTSIDLLRHQGIDFVRNRQLGVCTYRFAQLMMTSGLICNENVTYITFHSGYDFGYLIKVLTGKNLPGTLAEFLNCLMVFFGNNVYDVKHLMKFCQGLHGGLDRVAQSLGVERAAGCCHQAGSDSLLTWQAFEKIRSVYFSNLVNGEFPVKYAGVLYGLEILGP; from the coding sequence ATGCCCACAATGTCGTACTTAGCCTCCGGCCTACCAGCGCCGCCACACCGATCCTTGCCATCGCCGACTCTCAATGTCCCTCAACAGCCAAGTTCTTTGGAGATCGTTTTCAAAAACTGTAAAAAGCCTATCTTGATTCGATCAGTCTGGTCCAGTAACTTGGAGTCCGAATTTTGCATCATTCGTGGCATCATTGACTGTTTCCCTGTCGTTTCAATGGACACTGAGTTTCCCGGCGTCGTGTTTCAGCACCGCCCCTGTTATCCAAATTCCATCGATCACTACCACACTCTGAAGTCGAATGTTGACGCGCTCAAGCTTATTCAGGTCGGGATCACGCTTTCAGATTCCTCTGGCAACTTCCCTGACCTTGGAAGTCCCCATCATTGCTTCGTCTGGGAGTTTAATTTTCGCGATTTTGATATTGCTCATGATGACCACGCGCCGACCTCCATTGATCTTCTACGTCACCAGGGAATAGACTTCGTGCGCAATCGGCAGCTAGGTGTGTGTACGTATCGCTTTGCCCAGCTTATGATGACTTCTGGACTGATTTGCAATGAAAATGTTACTTACATAACCTTTCACAGTGGCTACGATTTCGGTTACCTCATCAAGGTTTTAACGGGGAAGAACCTGCCGGGGACCCTTGCTGAATTTCTGAATTGTCTGATGGTCTTTTTTGGGaacaatgtttatgatgtgaaaCACTTGATGAAATTCTGCCAGGGACTTCATGGGGGTTTGGATAGGGTGGCACAGTCGCTTGGGGTGGAGCGTGCTGCAGGGTGTTGCCACCAGGCTGGTTCAGATAGCCTGCTTACGTGGCAGGCGTTTGAGAAGATCAGAAGTGTCTACTTTAGCAATCTAGTAAATGGTGAATTTCCTGTAAAGTATGCTGGTGTTCTCTATGGGTTAGAGATTCTTGGCCCTTGA
- the LOC142551864 gene encoding 33 kDa ribonucleoprotein, chloroplastic-like, with protein MLLEGAMSSCSLSMAPTAMAAASCSLSPTYIDHVSLHFFPCISHPTLKTPLGHKTSLNFSPFSSLSLSSTICAALDGVEISQEEDPERVIGETVLHGKQVENAMEENEALESVKAGRLYVGNLPFTVTPAELSEIFAEAGRVVSVEVIYSKSPGRSRGFAFVDMGTVKAAEEAIRLFDGAEIGGRNAKVNFPEVPKGGERESMSLKARIGNKGFVDSPHKMYAGNLSWSLTSEALRETFAQQPGFTSAKVIFDRDTGRSRGFGFVTFSSAEELESALEAMNGLDVEGRSLNLQVVERRTSSAV; from the exons ATGTTACTGGAAGGAGCTATGTCATCTTGTTCCCTTTCAATGGCGCCAACAGCCATGGCCGCCGCTTCTTGTTCATTATCTCCAACTTACATCGACCATGTTTCCCTTCATTTCTTCCCATGTATATCACATCCCACCTTAAAGACTCCTCTTGGACACAAGACTTCGCTAAATTTCTCGCCTTTTTCTTCTCTATCCCTTTCTTCGACAATCTGTGCTGCATTAGATGGTGTTGAGATAAGTCAGGAAGAAGACCCAGAAAGGGTTATTGGAGAAACGGTGCTTCATGGAAAACAAGTTGAGAATGCGATGGAGGAGAATGAGGCGTTGGAATCTGTGAAAGCTGGAAGACTCTACGTGGGCAATTTGCCATTTACAGTGACACCTGCTGAATTGTCCGAAATCTTCGCTGAAGCAGGTCGTGTTGTATCTGTGGAG GTTATCTACAGTAAATCTCCCGGAAGGAGTCGCGGGTTCGCATTTGTCGATATGGGCACAGTGAAAGCAGCCGAAGAAGCAATTCGCCTCTTTGATGGAGCT GAAATCGGGGGCCGCAATGCAAAGGTAAACTTCCCCGAGGTGCCAAAAGGAGGTGAAAGGGAGTCAATGAGTCTGAAGGCAAGAATCGGCAACAAGGGCTTTGTAGACAGCCCTCACAAAATGTATGCAGGCAACCTCAGTTGGAGCCTAACCTCTGAAGCTCTCAGAGAAACCTTCGCACAACAGCCAGGATTCACAAGTGCCAAAGTCATCTTCGATAGAGATACTGGGAGATCACGAGGCTTTGGATTCGTAACTTTTTCGTCTGCGGAAGAATTAGAATCCGCACTTGAAGCAATGAATGGATTG GATGTAGAAGGCCGGTCATTAAATTTACAAGTCGTGGAGCGGAGAACTTCATCAGCAGTTTAA